In bacterium, the genomic window GTGCTATGAAGAAGGTCCTTCATGCTGTTTCTATAGACAACCTTGAAAGGGCTGCAGCCTATCATGCCGACCTCGCCGCAAGGCTGCAAAATGCGTCCTCCCCGCTGACCGCAGGCGATCTGCTTGCAAAGGCGATCCACGAGACAGCCGCTGCTCAGCTCTATTATAGGCGGGGGCTTTACATGATGATGGTGGAAGGGAAGGAAAGGGTGGTTTCGGCTGCCAGTCATATGATCGGGGAGGCCGAGCAAACGGTCGTGAGGCTCAAAAATCGTTGGGCAACGAGGATAGAGCTCTTGTCCATGCCGATCGAGGAGCTGAAAATGGCTATTGCGCAAGAGATGAGAGACATGACTTCAGGAAAAAATAAGCCCGGAAAATGGACGGTAGGTCCGAGCGGATCCATACCTCAAGGGAGACCCCCGAGTCGGAATACAGGGTCGAGCGATCCCACGGGTCCTATGGGCGCTGCGTTTTCAGGTTTGAGGTCTTTCTTGGGGTTTCAGCCTTCATCTCCTGTCCAGCAGTACGTGCACAATTTTTCCTTCGGCAGGCCTATGGCGCTGATCATGTCGCCGAGGCGCTGATAGCGGATGGAGGTCACGCCGATGTCCTTCTGGATCCATTCCACCATGCGCCCGTATTTCTCTCCATCCTCGTCTAGATAGGCCGAAACGTCCTCCACGTGCCTGCCTTCGATAGCGTCGATCGCCCTGCGTGCGATGAGCTCGTCCGCCGAACGGGTGGAGATGTTGAATTTGCACGGGAACATGAGCGGCGGGCAGGCAGGCCTTACGTGCAACTCCTTTGCCCCGTTTGCCCACAACTTCTGCGCGGTGAAGTTCTTGAGCTGGGTTCCGCGCACAATCGAGTCTTCGCAGATCAGCACCTTCTTGCCGTCGATGAGGTCACGCACGGCGATCAGCTTCATCTTCGCGACGCGGTCGCGCTCCTCTTGTGAGGGCGGCGTGTAGCTGCGGCCGTAGCCGGGCGTGTACTTGACCAGCGGCCTGCGGTAGGGGATGCCGGACTCCATGGCGTAGCCGACCGCGTGCGCCACGCCCGACTCCGGAACTCCTGCGACTATATCCGCCTTCACGTCGTCGCGCCTTGCGAGGCAGCGGCCGCAGCGCTCGCGGACGACTTCAGCGTTGATGCCTTCGTAGCACGAGCTGGGGAAACCGGTGTATATCCAAAGGAAGGAGCAGGTCTTGCAGCGGTCGCCTGCTTTTCTTATGACCTTGGGGCCATGCTCGTTGATGAAGAGGACCTCTCCGGCGCCCAGGTATTTCTCGATCTCATATCCCTGATTCGTGAGCGCGCCGCTCTCAGTGGTCACTGCCCAGCTCTGTTTGTTTCTGCCCAGCACGAGCGGCGTGTAGCCGTAACGATCCCTCGCGGCGTAAAGGCCCTCTTCGGTCAGTATCAGCATCGAACAGGAACCGTCGATGTGCTTGAAGACCTGTTCGATACCGTCCGCGATGTCCTTGCCCGTGTTGATGATCTTGGCGATCACCTCTATCTGGTTGATCTTTCCACGCCTGACCTCTGAGAACGAGTGACCGCTCTCGAGCAGCCCCTTCGCGAGGCGGTCAGCGTTGTCGATCCAACCGTTCATGACGATGGCGAAGCTGCCGAAACGGGAGTTGAGGCAGATCGGCTGCTCCTGGGCTGCGCTGACGGCCCCGATGCCCTTGTCGCCCTCGAGGTCCGACCTCTCCTCGTTGAATTTTGACTTGAACTGGCTCGAGCGTATCGAATGGATCTTGCGCCTGAGCTCGTCGCCCCAGACGGCCATGCCGCCGTACTGCGTGCCGAGATGCGAGTGATAATCCGTGCCGTAGAAGAGCGAATCGAGACAGCTGCCCTGTCCGACGCATCCGTAAATGCCTGTCATTGTGTTCTCCTTTCAAGATGAAGTGGGATTTTTATTCTTAAATGAGCTCGTCTGTCCAGAGCAAAGAGAGATTTCAGCAATGCCGCATCGAAGATTAAAGGAGCTTGATTTTAAACGATAAATA contains:
- a CDS encoding amidophosphoribosyltransferase, with the protein product MTGIYGCVGQGSCLDSLFYGTDYHSHLGTQYGGMAVWGDELRRKIHSIRSSQFKSKFNEERSDLEGDKGIGAVSAAQEQPICLNSRFGSFAIVMNGWIDNADRLAKGLLESGHSFSEVRRGKINQIEVIAKIINTGKDIADGIEQVFKHIDGSCSMLILTEEGLYAARDRYGYTPLVLGRNKQSWAVTTESGALTNQGYEIEKYLGAGEVLFINEHGPKVIRKAGDRCKTCSFLWIYTGFPSSCYEGINAEVVRERCGRCLARRDDVKADIVAGVPESGVAHAVGYAMESGIPYRRPLVKYTPGYGRSYTPPSQEERDRVAKMKLIAVRDLIDGKKVLICEDSIVRGTQLKNFTAQKLWANGAKELHVRPACPPLMFPCKFNISTRSADELIARRAIDAIEGRHVEDVSAYLDEDGEKYGRMVEWIQKDIGVTSIRYQRLGDMISAIGLPKEKLCTYCWTGDEG